CGCGTCGGTTCGGCCACGGCGCCGGTCAGCCTCGACGCCCGCATCGGCGCGCTCGCCGCGTCGGCCACGCAGGACGTCAGTGGCAACCAGAGCGGGCAGTACACCCTGTCGACGCTGGACCTGACGGTCGGCGGGACGGTGCTCTCGCCGACGCTCGCGTCCCTGCGGACCGCCCTCGCGCCGCTGTTCGTCCTGGGCGGGACGAACCCGATCAACGCGGACGGCACGGTGCAGGTCACGCTGGCCGACATCCTCGCCGCGGCGGGGGTGAGCGACCTCAACCAGCTGCCGGCCGGGACCAACCTGCTGCAGTACGTGCCGGCCGCGGTCGTCGCCAAGGTGACGAGCACCGTCAACGCACTCCCCGGCATCGGGAACCTGTCGTTGGTCCCCGGCCTCCTCGCCACGCTCACGAACACCGTGCAGCCGGCACTCGGCACCGCGATCGACGCCCTGGCGCAGCTCAACGTCAACGTCAAGACGAACGGCGCCGACGGTGCCTTCACCGAGACGGCACTCCGCGTCGGCTTGCTGAACGCCGGAGCGCTCACCACGGTCGACATCGCCTCGGCGACCGTCGGTCCGAACGCCGGCCGTGCCGCCGTCCCGATCGTGAACCCCGCCTCGGCCGGGATCGCGGGCGGTGTCGGTCTGCTCGTCGCCGCGGCGTTCGCCCTCACGGTGGTCCGTCGTCGTCAGGCCCTCGCGGTCGCGCGCTGATGTACACCGGCAGCGGCAGCGGGATCGTCGGCCCCGCGGTGCTGACCGGCGGCGCGGTCGTCGCCGGGTCGCAGACCACCTTCGGCCCGTTCCTCCTGCTGGCGGTGGGCATCGCGATCGTGGCCTTCATCGGCATCCGGACGCTCTACCGACGACGCCAGCAGCGTTCGGGCCCGCTCGGGTAGCGCGCCGGGACCACCGCCGCACCGCTCGGGTGCGACACCGTGTCGGGACGGTGCCGCACCCCTCGGGGGAACCGTCGCACGACAGCGTGCCCTGCGGTCCCCACCGGTGGTCGCCCTCCCTCGGGCGGCCACCGGCCCTCGCCGACGGGCCCCTGACCCGTCCGGCACCTGCGGTCGACCCCTCACCACGGTCGACCCCTCCCGTGGCACCGCGTCGGCAGCACGACGCGGTGCCACGGGACTCGAACCCCCTGGAGCCGTCCACCGTGACCGCAACCGAGTCCGCGCAGATCCTCGCCTTCGTCCTGCTCGTGGTCTTCCTGGCCTACGTCCTCGCCATCCTCGTGCCGTTCCTCCGGCGCCGCCCGGACCGCGAGGGCAACGCCGACGCGTTCACCTGGCACGCGTTCGTGCCCTGCCGCGACGAGGAGGTCGTGATCGGCGCGACCATCGAACGGATGCGCTCTCGGTTCCCGGCGATGCACGTCTGGGTCATCGACGACGACAGCGACGACCGGTCCGCGGCGATCATCGCCGAGCGGGCGGCGGTCGACCCGCACGTGCACCTCGTGCAGCGCCGCCGTCCGACCGCGCGCACCGGCAAGGGCGACGCGCTGAACGCCGCCTACGCCCAGCTCGACGCGTGGCTGCCGGCCGGGACGGACCGTTCTGCGGTCGTCGTCGTGGTCGTCGACGCGGACGGGATCCTCGCCGAGAACGCCCTCCGGCAGGCCGCCGGCCGCCACGCGTTCGGCAACCCCGCGACCGGCGCGTGCCAGGCAGCGGTGTGGATGTCGAACCGCGACGACCGCGACCCCGCCGGCGCGGCCCCGGGGCGGCTCGGCCGCTGGTGGTCCCGGTACCTGATCCGCATGCAGGACATCGAGTTCCGCACGACCATCGCCGCGATGCAGTGCCTGCGCGGCCGGACGCTCTCCGTCGGGCTCGGCGGCAACGGGCAGTTCACCCGGCTCAGCGCCCTCGATGCCATCGCGCAGGGCGAGCGGACGCCGTGGCACGGATCGCTGCTCGAGGACTACGAGCTCGGCGTGCACGTGATGCTCGCCGGGTTCCGGAACGTGTACCTCCACGACACGCACGTCGAACAAGAGGCCCTCCCCGGCACCCGACGCCTGCTCACGCAGCGCACGCGGTGGTGCCAGGGCGGCATGCAGTGCGCGCGGTACCTCCTGCGGATCTTCACCTCGCCGCACGTCACCAACGCCGGGGCGCTCGAGGCGAGCTACTTCCTGGTCCAGCCCTACCTGCAGATGGCCGGTGTCCTGCTCTGGCCGACCGTGTTCGTCGCGATGGTCGCGCAGGGGTCGGTCTCCGAGGGCTCGTTCTGGGCCTGGTTCGCCGAGGCCTGGTGGCTCCTGCCGCTCGTCGTCATCACCGGCATCGCGCCGTTCGCACTGTGGCCGCTCATCTACCGCCGGCACATCGGGGAGCGGACGGGGATCGGCACCACGCTCGGGTGGGCGCTCGGCTACTGGATCTACATGTACCAGAGCTACGTCTGCGTGCCGCGGGCCTTCACCCGCATCCTGACCTCCCGCAACGGCTGGGCGAAGACCCGTCGCAACGCGGAGACCGACCACCTGTTCGTCGCCAAGGAGGCCTGACGTGTCGCACGCCGTCACCGCCCCCGTCGTCTCGTCCGCGGGCCCCCGCCGCGCCGTCGGACTGCTGCTCCTCGCGCTCGCCGCGGCGCTCCTCGTCGTCCAGCCGACCTTCCGCGTGGTCGAGGCCGAGGTCACGGCCTGGGTCGTCGGACAGTTCACGGACGGACGGTCCAACGCGGCCGTCGACGTCATCTACTTCGGCATCGGCACGCAGGACGTGCACGGCATCCAGATCACGCCGATGTGCTCGACCGTGGTGCTGCTCGTGCCGCTGCTCGCGCTCGGCGGCGTGCTCATGCTGCTCGGCTCGGTGCCGTTCCGCCGAGCCGCCGTCGCGCTCCTCGGGGCGCTGGCGATCGCCGTGGCCTGCAACGTCATCCGGTACGTCGGGTCGTCGGTGGCGCTGCAGCGCTGGGGCACGGCGGGCTTCGACGTCGTGCACGAGTACGTCGGGTCGCTGTTCGTGATCTTCGGGTTCGCCGGGGCGGTGCTGCTGCAGGTCGTCGTGTCGGTCCGGGGTCGGCGCCGGGGGACCGCGCCGGACCGGACGCGCGGTCCCGGGGCCCGTCGTGCCGACGGCCGGGCACGGCGTGCCGACGGTGGGCCCCGTCGCGCGGGCACGGAACACGCGGCGGGCGCGGGCGCCGGCGTCGGGGTGCGTCGCGCCGGGCGGCGGCGGGCCTGATGCGCCGGGTGCTCGGAGCGTCGACGGTCCGCACCTTCGGTCGTGCCGTCGGGGCGGTCACCGCCGTCGTGGTCGTCGCCGCCACCGCGGGGTGCGGGGTGCTCGACCGTCAGCCGCCGGCCGCCTCGACCCCGGCGCCTGTCGGCACCTGCTTCGACCTCCGCTACCTCGCCGAGGTCACCGCGGTCAGCCTGGGCGCCCCCGCGGTCGACTGCGACGACGAGCACACGCTGCAGGTGTCCGCGACCACCGAGCTGACCGGATCCCCGGCCGACCAGCGGGAGCGTCCGACGCAGCAGGTCCTGCAGCGGCTGACGAGCCGGCTGTGCGGGTACGAGCAGGCGCGGGCGTTCGTCGGGGCCGCGGAACGCGACGGAGTCGTCCCGCTCGCCACCTGGGCGTACTGGCCGACCGCTGCCGAGTGGGCGGACGGCGACCGCGCGGTCACATGCGCCGTGGGACTCGTCGGCACCGGTGGCGGACCGCGCACCGTGACCCGCTCGCTCGAGGGCGTGCTCCCCACCCGCTCGTCCGCCGACGTCCGGCAGTGCTACCGGCAGCAGGCGCGTCCGGACGGCACGTGGGAGCCGTTCGGGACGGCCGTGCCCTGCTCGGCACCGCACAGCAGCCAGGACGTGAACGCCTGGCTCGACGTCACGACCGGGGACCCGACGCAGCAGGACGTCGAGCGGATGTGCTCCCCCTTCGTCGGGGACTACCCGACCACGTTCGTCACCGGCGTGGCCGTGCAGCAGACCAACGGGACCCACTCACTGCACTGCGCCGTCGGAGGAGACAGTCGTGCCGGACTCACCACGGGAGCGTTCCTCCCGACCAGCCGTGGTTGACACGGCCCCCGCCCCGGTCGCCACCCCGTCGGCACCGGCGACCCGGGGCTCGCGGCGGGCCGCGAG
The Curtobacterium citreum genome window above contains:
- a CDS encoding septum formation family protein is translated as MRRVLGASTVRTFGRAVGAVTAVVVVAATAGCGVLDRQPPAASTPAPVGTCFDLRYLAEVTAVSLGAPAVDCDDEHTLQVSATTELTGSPADQRERPTQQVLQRLTSRLCGYEQARAFVGAAERDGVVPLATWAYWPTAAEWADGDRAVTCAVGLVGTGGGPRTVTRSLEGVLPTRSSADVRQCYRQQARPDGTWEPFGTAVPCSAPHSSQDVNAWLDVTTGDPTQQDVERMCSPFVGDYPTTFVTGVAVQQTNGTHSLHCAVGGDSRAGLTTGAFLPTSRG
- the xrtS gene encoding exosortase S produces the protein MSHAVTAPVVSSAGPRRAVGLLLLALAAALLVVQPTFRVVEAEVTAWVVGQFTDGRSNAAVDVIYFGIGTQDVHGIQITPMCSTVVLLVPLLALGGVLMLLGSVPFRRAAVALLGALAIAVACNVIRYVGSSVALQRWGTAGFDVVHEYVGSLFVIFGFAGAVLLQVVVSVRGRRRGTAPDRTRGPGARRADGRARRADGGPRRAGTEHAAGAGAGVGVRRAGRRRA
- a CDS encoding glycosyltransferase family 2 protein; translation: MTATESAQILAFVLLVVFLAYVLAILVPFLRRRPDREGNADAFTWHAFVPCRDEEVVIGATIERMRSRFPAMHVWVIDDDSDDRSAAIIAERAAVDPHVHLVQRRRPTARTGKGDALNAAYAQLDAWLPAGTDRSAVVVVVVDADGILAENALRQAAGRHAFGNPATGACQAAVWMSNRDDRDPAGAAPGRLGRWWSRYLIRMQDIEFRTTIAAMQCLRGRTLSVGLGGNGQFTRLSALDAIAQGERTPWHGSLLEDYELGVHVMLAGFRNVYLHDTHVEQEALPGTRRLLTQRTRWCQGGMQCARYLLRIFTSPHVTNAGALEASYFLVQPYLQMAGVLLWPTVFVAMVAQGSVSEGSFWAWFAEAWWLLPLVVITGIAPFALWPLIYRRHIGERTGIGTTLGWALGYWIYMYQSYVCVPRAFTRILTSRNGWAKTRRNAETDHLFVAKEA
- a CDS encoding PVV-CTERM domain-containing choice-of-anchor G protein is translated as MTRHTLAATSAGVASATALGVALTLLIPTAAQAAPVVSQANGRLVSTTLLTTGTLDSIASLRGASAVNADGSADVVANTPLDATALQSVGLQSGGVNLFGNNGIIQLGAVGQYAVANADGSSAAFSGAVSQAPSLLGAGVTVTPSTLGAPAANSNAQLRVGSATAPVSLDARIGALAASATQDVSGNQSGQYTLSTLDLTVGGTVLSPTLASLRTALAPLFVLGGTNPINADGTVQVTLADILAAAGVSDLNQLPAGTNLLQYVPAAVVAKVTSTVNALPGIGNLSLVPGLLATLTNTVQPALGTAIDALAQLNVNVKTNGADGAFTETALRVGLLNAGALTTVDIASATVGPNAGRAAVPIVNPASAGIAGGVGLLVAAAFALTVVRRRQALAVAR